The Daucus carota subsp. sativus chromosome 9, DH1 v3.0, whole genome shotgun sequence genome window below encodes:
- the LOC108200196 gene encoding uncharacterized protein LOC108200196 isoform X1 has product MCENAYLNTAARIQQHIGSRVATPTTAGKDYPATCRTSQAGQQINNTRRVNLLNHYTPANTTTQTSPDTEITVPVPELDKIGVRRTVWYSDEASHGPRNLLNSFNKVGENSGSGRTDIGLSEDCHGPEFESTSTNNNVGGHERLQNACGSSSEVSKAGRSRITIVKQVFSESCENYLCIFALVVCTKKSFYVD; this is encoded by the exons ATGTGCGAAAATGCTTATCTGAATACAGCAGCCAGGATACAGCAACATATTG GTTCACGTGTAGCAACTCCAACTACTGCTGGCAAGGATTACCCTGCAAC ctGCCGCACCTCCCAAG CAGGTCAACAAATTAATAATACCAGGCGCGTCAATCTATTGAACCATTATACCCCGGCAAATACTACAACTCAGACTAGCCCTGATACGGAGATCACTGTCCCGGTTCCTGAGTTGGACAAAATTGGTGTTCGTCGTACAG TTTGGTATTCTGATGAGGCAAGTCATGGTCCaaggaatttgttgaattcCTTCAACAAAGTTGGGGAAAACAGTGGTTCAGGAAGGACAGATATAG GTCTTTCGGAGGATTGTCATGGCCCTGAATTTGAATCGACCTCGACTAACAACAACG TTGGTGGGCATGAAAGGTTGCAAAATGCATGTGGGAGTTCTTCTGAAGTGTCCAAAGCAGGCCGATCAAGGATAACAATAGTAAAACAGGTCTTTAGTGAAAGTTGTGAGAATTATCTTTGTATCTTTGCTCTGGTAGTATGCACTAAGAAGTCTTTTTATGTAGATTGA
- the LOC108200196 gene encoding uncharacterized protein LOC108200196 isoform X2 yields the protein MCENAYLNTAARIQQHIGSRVATPTTAGKDYPATCRTSQGQQINNTRRVNLLNHYTPANTTTQTSPDTEITVPVPELDKIGVRRTVWYSDEASHGPRNLLNSFNKVGENSGSGRTDIGLSEDCHGPEFESTSTNNNVGGHERLQNACGSSSEVSKAGRSRITIVKQVFSESCENYLCIFALVVCTKKSFYVD from the exons ATGTGCGAAAATGCTTATCTGAATACAGCAGCCAGGATACAGCAACATATTG GTTCACGTGTAGCAACTCCAACTACTGCTGGCAAGGATTACCCTGCAAC ctGCCGCACCTCCCAAG GTCAACAAATTAATAATACCAGGCGCGTCAATCTATTGAACCATTATACCCCGGCAAATACTACAACTCAGACTAGCCCTGATACGGAGATCACTGTCCCGGTTCCTGAGTTGGACAAAATTGGTGTTCGTCGTACAG TTTGGTATTCTGATGAGGCAAGTCATGGTCCaaggaatttgttgaattcCTTCAACAAAGTTGGGGAAAACAGTGGTTCAGGAAGGACAGATATAG GTCTTTCGGAGGATTGTCATGGCCCTGAATTTGAATCGACCTCGACTAACAACAACG TTGGTGGGCATGAAAGGTTGCAAAATGCATGTGGGAGTTCTTCTGAAGTGTCCAAAGCAGGCCGATCAAGGATAACAATAGTAAAACAGGTCTTTAGTGAAAGTTGTGAGAATTATCTTTGTATCTTTGCTCTGGTAGTATGCACTAAGAAGTCTTTTTATGTAGATTGA